Sequence from the Syntrophorhabdaceae bacterium genome:
TCCCTATCGGCATTCGTGGCGGTCTGCCCTCTTTATGCAGCCGCGCCCGCCTTAACTGATCCACAGAGCACGGGCACCACACCCAATAGCGCCCCGGCTACCATTAAGCAGGAATTTCAGAGCTATAGCGATTCGAATGACAAGGCGCTCGACAAGGCTGTAACCGCGGAGAAGATTAGCTTTGTGCGATTAAAGCCGACATCGGGGAACGCAAACGTCTCGCCCGATCAGAAGGTCTACAATATAGAATTCATGGACGATAAGGCGACCGGAAGCAAGCCCGAAAACGGTGCTGCTGATACGCCAAACCTTGCCGTGCACAAAATAGAAAGCCTCGACTCGAGTAATCTTATGAAGAAGGAAACCGCCAAGGAAAACAAAACTGAGGTCTCTCTCGGTTACAAACTGTCTCCTTACAGTGAAATAGGCCTGGGCAAAGGATTTCTTATCGAGCACAACGAGACCACCTCGTTCCAGACACGTGACGACGGCTGGAGATTTAAATTCAAAGTTAATTTCTGATTGCCTCGTATTGCTCGCTTCCGACGGTTAGCCTCTCGCAACCGCATAGGCGCCTCATCGCCCTCCGCTGGTTTGAGTTACGGCCCCAAGCCACCTCTTCTGCCAGTACCTGTGCACCATGAACATTGCAGTCATGAACTGCGAAAGGTTCATAGTCCACCATACCGACGTTGCATCAAAACCGAGCACAACTACCCACAGGTAACACAGGGGAATCCGGATAAGCCACACGGTAGATGAGACAATGAGCATAATTCCCTTGGTGTCGCCGGCTCCGCTTAGAGCTCCACCCAGGACCATCCAGAAGGCCATGAAGGGTTCGCTGATCATGCTGATATAGATATACTTTATGCACTGGGCAACAACGACGGGATTCTTTGAAATGGCGGGGGCTATCTGCCTGGCTCCCATGATAACCCCCAGTGTAAGGCAAGCCACAATAATCACGCCCATGACGGCTGTAATGATACCCGCCCTGAAGGCATCTTCTCTCTTGTTTTCCCCGATGAGGTTCCCGGCAATAACTGCATTGGCCATATTGAACGCCATAGCCGGAAGAAAAATGGCTGATTCAATCCTGAGTCCGGCGGCAAAAGCCGCAAGGGTCTCGACGCTATCGCGCGGCAGAGCACTTAAGATGAGATAGAGCGCCATGGAATGGAGCTGCCAGAGAATCTGGGACAGCGCAAAGGGCCAACCGATCGTAATAATGGCGCGGGTAGCCTCCGCAGAGAAGCGCCTGATACCCGCTAAAAAAGGCATTATGGAGCGCAGATTGAGTATACTGCCTACAAAGACGCTGATGGCTGTGGACAGGGCTATGCCCTGATAACCGATCTTCGTATGAAAGACGAGAAAAAAATTGAGTCCGATGTTGACGGCACAGACCACGGACATTGTTTTGAGCGAGATGCGGACCCGTTTGCAGGCCCTCAAAATTCCATTCGTGTTAATCACGATGTAGTGAAATAGAAGACCAGCCGCATATATCTCTCCCAGGGGGATGGCAATGGGCTTGAGCTGCCTCGGAATATTTACAAGATTGATCAAGAAAGGGGTGAGGCCGATGCCCGCGGCGCCGAAGATTACCCCCGAGACAACCGCTGTAAGAGTTGTAGAATAGACGGCGTCATCGAGGGCGCCTTTATCGCCGGAGGTGAAAAGCCGTGAAATCACGGAGACGGTTCCGGCTGTGAGGGCGTTGGCAATGATGATGAAGACGAAATACATCTGAATGACAAATCCGTAAGCCGCCTGGATATCTTTTCCGATCCTGCCTGCAATATAGATATCGGTGAGGCCGATGAGAAACTCGAAGAACATAATGAGGGTCATCGGCCAGCTGTTCGACCAGCTTTCAGAAATAAATCTTCTTATATCTTGCCGCTCGAATATTCTACTGATAGGGCTTAGCATATGTGATCACATGTCCGTCTTCACGGCAAATCACACCATTACAATAATCAATAAATAGAACGAATGCAAGGGATGCGTCTATACGCGGGCGCGTTCATGCGCGTACAGAGGAGAGCGAAGACGGGCACATGAAGTTGTCTTTGACAAGCCCCTGCACCCACGATCCCGCTGTCTGCTTCACACGTCGACTCAAATGAAACAGGTAGGAGAAGAGCACCCCTACCTGTTCGTTATCTTCAGTTCTCGTTATGGCCTTACTTGCTGTATAGCTGAATGAGGCGCTGCGCTTCATTAAGTATCTTTGTGCCGGGGAGGCCTTTGGCGTCTAAGCCCTGGGCTTCCCTCTGTGCCATGTCCCTTACAGGCGCGTAGAATTTGGCCATCTCCTCTTTAGAAATCGGTATGAACTCAACGCCGAGTTTCTTTCCCGCATCCATGGCGTGCTGGTTGGTTCTCGCAACCTCCGCTTCCGTCTCCTGGCCGTAGTATTCTATGTTATTTTCGAAGACTTTCCTGATGTCCGGGGGGAGGCTGTTGAACTTCTTGAGATTCATCATCCTCATGCCGCTATGCGTGCGATAGAAGTTGATCATCGTCGCGTACTTTGCGACCTCGGCGAATCTTAAGGATTCCAGTGTTTCTATGGGCGTGATGAGTCCGTCGAGGATGCCCTTCTGAAGACCCACGTAGACTTCCGAATTAGACATAGAGACGCCCTCTACCCCCAGTTCCTTGAGGGCGTTGGACACGTCGCCGACCACCTTTATCCGCATGCCCCTGAGGTCGGCAATCTTGCGAACCGGTTTCCTGGTAATGAGTTGATTCATGGACCCACCCCAGCAAAGTACTTTCATATCCTTGTATTCTCTTTCGATCTCCGGGAATTTAACGAGCATCTCCTTGAAAACCTTTTCTCCCACGGCGAGATCGTTGACCCCGTAAAAAAATATGTAACTTGCCTTGGTGATCTGGAAACCGCTCTTCGACGTCGAAGGATTAATAAGCGCTATGTCAATCGCGCCTTGTTGTAATTCCTCCACAGCGTCCCGGCCGCCGATCACCGCTCCGCCCCAGTACGGTTTGAACTTTACCCGTCCGTTCGTCTCCTTTTCAATCTTCGCCATCCATTTCTGATCCACGATGCTGTAAGTGTGCTCAACACCGTAAGGCGTGCCATAGGTCAATTCGATTGGCTTGCCCTGCTGTGCGGCCCCAATACCGGGAAGAATAATAGCTATAATACAGGCAGCGATGAAGAGCATCAAACCTCTTTTGATTTGTTTCATGTTCCCTTCCTCCATATTTTGAATTTCTGATAGCGATCTACCGCTATCCTTTTACGCCCACTAACCCCCTTGCCTTGTTAATGGAGCAAATTGTGCTCAAACTTAAGATGGTGGTAGTCGAGTGTAGCACGTATCCCGCTTCTCCTTCAAGATTTTTGTTCGCCGGCCGCTTTGCCAAGCGAACGCGCGTCACTCTTAATAAAGCATAGTGAAAGCGTCTCCCATAGCTTTTGCCAGGAGGTTGCAGAGGTACTCCGAGATTGCGCGGTGGTGAAACCTACCTGCTGCGTACTGTCTCTCTTTGTCTTTTGACTTCGTACGCAGAAAGCGCGAAACATGTAGCAACATTTAACGAGGGAAAGGAGGGGTTGGTGGGAATCTTGATAAGGGCATCGCACGTGTCCCTGGTCAGTCTTCTTAAGCCCTCTTCTCCGCCAAGAACGAGACAGACAGGCCCCGTCAGGTCTATTTCCCAGATGGACGATTCACCGTGCTCATCGAGGCCGTAGCAAAAAAAACCCTGTTTCTTGAGCGTATCGAGATATCGCGCAAGATTGGTAACGCGCGCGATAGCCACATGCTCCAGCGCGCCCCGCGCAATCTCAATAACAGTATCGGTAACTGTGCAGGCCCTGTCTTTGGGAATGATCAGCGCCTCTAAATCAAGACAGGCTGAACTGCGGACGATATTTCCGAGGTTCTGCGGGTCCTGCACGCCATCAAATGCACACAAAAACGGGTTCTTTCGGCCCTTCAGATCATTGAGAAGTTCGTCGGGATCCTTGTACGAAAATTCGTCTCTTTCCAGACAAATATGGGATTTAAGGCCTTTGAACCTGT
This genomic interval carries:
- a CDS encoding MATE family efflux transporter translates to MTLIMFFEFLIGLTDIYIAGRIGKDIQAAYGFVIQMYFVFIIIANALTAGTVSVISRLFTSGDKGALDDAVYSTTLTAVVSGVIFGAAGIGLTPFLINLVNIPRQLKPIAIPLGEIYAAGLLFHYIVINTNGILRACKRVRISLKTMSVVCAVNIGLNFFLVFHTKIGYQGIALSTAISVFVGSILNLRSIMPFLAGIRRFSAEATRAIITIGWPFALSQILWQLHSMALYLILSALPRDSVETLAAFAAGLRIESAIFLPAMAFNMANAVIAGNLIGENKREDAFRAGIITAVMGVIIVACLTLGVIMGARQIAPAISKNPVVVAQCIKYIYISMISEPFMAFWMVLGGALSGAGDTKGIMLIVSSTVWLIRIPLCYLWVVVLGFDATSVWWTMNLSQFMTAMFMVHRYWQKRWLGAVTQTSGGR
- the dctP gene encoding TRAP transporter substrate-binding protein DctP, with protein sequence MKQIKRGLMLFIAACIIAIILPGIGAAQQGKPIELTYGTPYGVEHTYSIVDQKWMAKIEKETNGRVKFKPYWGGAVIGGRDAVEELQQGAIDIALINPSTSKSGFQITKASYIFFYGVNDLAVGEKVFKEMLVKFPEIEREYKDMKVLCWGGSMNQLITRKPVRKIADLRGMRIKVVGDVSNALKELGVEGVSMSNSEVYVGLQKGILDGLITPIETLESLRFAEVAKYATMINFYRTHSGMRMMNLKKFNSLPPDIRKVFENNIEYYGQETEAEVARTNQHAMDAGKKLGVEFIPISKEEMAKFYAPVRDMAQREAQGLDAKGLPGTKILNEAQRLIQLYSK
- a CDS encoding RNA methyltransferase codes for the protein MPLLTNKNTILEVMKEHPGQVKKLWVEQGFERVLNECIIEAKARGIQFRVLARDAFLNRFKGLKSHICLERDEFSYKDPDELLNDLKGRKNPFLCAFDGVQDPQNLGNIVRSSACLDLEALIIPKDRACTVTDTVIEIARGALEHVAIARVTNLARYLDTLKKQGFFCYGLDEHGESSIWEIDLTGPVCLVLGGEEGLRRLTRDTCDALIKIPTNPSFPSLNVATCFALSAYEVKRQRETVRSR